A stretch of the Pelmatolapia mariae isolate MD_Pm_ZW linkage group LG23, Pm_UMD_F_2, whole genome shotgun sequence genome encodes the following:
- the LOC134620787 gene encoding homeobox protein engrailed-1-B-like, with product MEEQKEPNSGRDTTEEESMSLSPNLPSPAMILPHQAAQQAHRTTNFFIDNILRPDFGCRKEPSYRDRSQTSGRENVNPLGARPLHTGSLCLDSNCSSDSSSSSPSSSSSTSSSPSSKQNSSKQCEPTSNGTGRYADSPSSIMVMSGSNGGSPPVAKESQPLLWPAWVYCTRYSDRPSSGPRTRKLKKKKSGKEDKRPRTAFTAEQLQRLKTEFQANRYITEQRRQSLAQELNLNESQIKIWFQNKRAKIKKASGYKNGLALQLMAQGLYNHSTTTVQEEKEESE from the exons ATGGAAGAGCAGAAGGAGCCCAACAGCGGCCGGGACACAACCGAGGAGGAGAGCATGTCCCTGTCGCCGAACCTGCCATCCCCTGCTATGATTTTACCCCACCAGGCAGCCCAGCAAGCCCATAGAACCACGAACTTTTTCATAGACAACATCCTCCGGCCGGACTTCGGCTGCAGAAAAGAGCCGAGCTACCGCGACCGGAGCCAGACGTCGGGTCGGGAAAACGTGAACCCGCTGGGCGCGAGGCCGCTGCACACCGGCAGCCTGTGCCTGGACTCCAACTGCAGCAGCGACAGCAGCTCGTCGTCGCCTTCCTCGTCGTCGTCCACGTCCTCTTCCCCCTCTTCCAAGCAGAACTCGTCGAAGCAGTGCGAACCGACGAGCAACGGGACTGGTAGATACGCAGACAGCCCCTCGTCAATTATGGTCATGAGCGGCAGCAATGGAGGCTCTCCGCCCGTGGCAAAAGAAAGCCAGCCGCTGTTGTGGCCCGCTTGGGTGTACTGTACGCGGTACTCGGACCGGCCCTCATCTG GCCCAAGGACAcggaaactgaagaagaaaaagagcggCAAGGAGGACAAGCGGCCCAGGACGGCGTTCACGGCCGAGCAGCTGCAGAGACTCAAAACCGAGTTCCAGGCCAACCGCTACATAACGGAGCAGCGGAGACAGTCTCTGGCCCAGGAACTCAACCTGAACGAGTCCCAAATTAAAATCTGGTTCCAGAATAAGAGGGCCAAGATTAAAAAGGCCAGCGGCTACAAGAACGGCCTGGCCCTGCAGCTCATGGCTCAAGGACTTTACAACCATTCAACGACCACCGtgcaggaggagaaggaggagagcgAATGA